The Candidatus Palauibacter scopulicola DNA segment CGTCTCCATGTCCAGCGCGGTGATCGCGTCGCTCCCGCCCGTCGTCGGCCGCGTGTAGTTCTCGCCGGTCCCGATGTAGAGGAGACCGCGCGCGGCGTCGACCGTCGGGCTCGACCACACCGGCGCCCCAGAAGGCGCGAAGAGGCGGGTTCCAGCCTCGTTCTCTCCCACGTGCCGCGGCTCGTCGGCCACGGTCTGGAACTCCCACAGCGGTTCGCCCGTCTCCGCCGAGAAGGCGGCGACGCCGCCGCTGGACGTGCAGCACTCGTAGGCGGGATCGCCGGCGCTGATGATCTCCATCGAAGAAAGCGGGACGAAGACGCGGCCCTCGTGGACGGTCACGCTTCCCGTGACGACGTGATCCGCGTGGGTGCCGGCGACGGCGCGCCAGTGGAGAGCGCCGCTCGTCGCGTCGATCGCGTACACGTTCGTGCGGAAGTCCGCGAAGAAGGCCGACTGCCCGCCGTCGGGGCCGTCTCCGATCGCGATCGCGCCGCGCACGGCGGCGTCGCCCGCGAACACCCAGTGTACGCAACCGCTCTCCAGGTCGATGGAATACACCTCGCCGTAGGCCGAACCCACGATGACCCGGTCGTCGACCACGGCCGGCTTCGAGCGCACCTGGCTCACGTCCGGGAAACCGAAGGCCCAGGCGAGTTCCAGATTCGGCAGGTCGGCGGCGGTGAGCCCCGCGCGGGCCGCATCCGCGAAGCCCGTCTCGCCGGCGCCACCGCCCCAGCCCGACCAGTGCACGACGCCCTCCTCGCTCGGCGCGCTCGCGCAGAAGGCGGAGGACGGGAGGCGGGTCTCGACCAGGGTATCGCCGGTGAGCCACTCCGCCACGGCGCGGCGCTCGTCCGCCGTGAGATCCTCGCCGTGCCGGCGCATGCGGCCTCCCTCCAGCGAACTGAGGACGGCCCGGGGCGTCATCGCGCCGAGCGTGGTGAGGCCGGGAGCGCGCACCGTGCGCTGGCCGGAATGGCACTCCGCGCACGAGGCGGCGTACACGCGCATGCCGGGACTGTCATCCATGGGCGGCGGATCGAGCAGCCCCCGCGCCCGCTCCTGGGCGGCGACCGGTTCGGCCGCGGCGGCGAGGGCACTGCCGGCTGTGACGGCGGCCACTACGGCGGCGAAAGCGGCGGTGACGATGCGCATCAGGCGTTTCTCCGGAACGAGATCGAGAGAACCCGTGGAACATAGGCCCTCACGTTCCGTCGCGGCACGGTACGCCGCCAGCGGCCCGGGACGGTGCGGCGCCAGCGGCCCGGGGGCGTGCGGCGCTAGCCGCGGATGGGGCGCGCGGCCTCGATCACGCGGTGCACGATGAGATCGGCCACGGCGTCGGCCTGTCTCCCGTCGTGATCGCCCGTGCCGCGCCAGTGGGTCTGGGCCACGACGACGAGTTGCCGATCCGGCACGACCCACACGAACTGGCCCCCGTAGCCCCACATCACGAACGCGGACACGTCCTCGCCGCCGCCCTGGCGGTCGCTCCACGTCTGGTAGCCGTACCCCGCGTCCCGCAGGACGTAGCCGATGTCGCCGAGCGCCACGAGCCGGTCGACCTGCGTTGCCGTCCATGCCCGGGAGACGACCTGCCGTGACCCGGACCGGCCTCCCTGCAGGAGGAGCTGACCGATCTTCGCGGCGTCGCGCGCACGGAGCGCCAGCGCGGCGCCGCCCACGATCACGCTGTCCTGCATGACCGGCCAGCGCTTGTTGTCGATGCCGAGCGGACCCATCAACTCCCGCTCCGCGAACTCCAGCGCGCTCCCGTCGACCGCGTTCTCGACGATGACCGTCAGCAGGTGCGACCCCCCGGTGTTGTAGATGAACCGTCGGCCCGGAGGGGCGACGATGGGCAGGTCGAGGACGTACCCGACGGGCCGGCCGGAACGGGCCCACGGGCCGAAGTCCTCCTCGTCGGACCACTGCATGCCGCTCGTCATCGTGAGGAGGTCGCGCACGCGGATGCCGCCGTGCTCGGACCGCCGCGACGGATGCGACAGCCAGTCCGTCATCGGATCCTCCGGGTCCAGAAGTCCCCGATCCGAGGCGAGGCCGACGAGCAGCGCCGTGACGGTCTTCGTCACGGACCGCATGTCGAAGGCCGAATCCCGGTGCATGCCGCCGTAGTACGCCTCCTCGACGAGATGCCCGTTCCGGACCGCGACGAGCGCCCGGATGTTCGGCACGGCGTTCGCCGCATTCGCGAACGCGCTTTCCAGCAACTCCGGATCGAACCCCTCGGCTCCGGGCGTCGACTTCGTCCACGCACGCGAAAGGTCGACGGGCGGGGGCACCGGATCGGGCCCGGCCCCGCTATCCCCCGGATGCGGCGTCGTGACCGGGTTGCCGCACGCGACCAGCGCCGCCGCGCAGAAGACGGCGGTCAGGCTGAGGGCCCGCACCTCCCGGTCTCGCCCTCGCAAGCCCCCCTCCCGCTTGCTCGCGACGCCCGCCCGCCTACTCGCGACGCCCGCGCCGGAAGGGCATCGAGAGCATCCCGCGCAGCGTCCCCCACTCCGAGCGGTCCACGTTCTCGAGCCCGAGACGGATCTCGCGCGGCTCGGACCGGAGCCGGAAGCTCCCGAAGGCCCGGTCCCAGAAGGAGAAGATGCTCGAGTAGTTCGAGTCGGTCTCAGGTTGATGGTCGGAGTGATGGACCCAGTGCATCCACGGCGTGACGATGAGCCAGCGCAGGCGCCGGTCCACCCGGCCGGGCAGCCGCACGTTGCTGTGGTGGAAGAGGATGATCGGGAGGAGGATCGCCTCGTAGACGAGGAGTTCCGCCACCGTCACGCCGAGGACGGGAAGCACGGCGAGCCGCGCGATGGAGGACAGCACGATCTCCCCCGTGTGAAAGCGGAGGCCCGACGTGGCGTCCAGTTCGGCGTCCGAATGGTGGACCTGGTGGAAGCGCCACAGGAACCGCACCCGGTGATTCAGCCGGTGCCACAGGTACTGCCACGCATCGAAGATCACGATGGCGAGCCCGATCCGGGCCCACGCCGGCAGTTCGAGCAGGTGGAGCAGCCCGAAGCCGCGCGCCCTCGCCCCTTCCGTCACGAACAGCGTAGCCGCGGCGAAGATGACGGCCGCCACCGCCGCGTTCCCCACGCCGAGGGCGAGGTTCCGCGCCCCGTGCCCCGCCCTCGCGCTTCGGCCCTCGAACATCGGGAGGACGCCCTCGACCAGCCACAGGATGGCGAGCGCGACGGCGGCTCCCGCCGCCTTCAGAGTACCGGGATCGTCGAACACGGAAGCGAACATAGCCTGCTATCGGGCGGGGGCGATCCCCTCCGCGATACTCACCTCGGCCGCCCCGAAGAAACCGAACGCAAACCGGTGCGGACGGTCCAGATTCACGACGTTCCCCCGGATGGTGGCGGGCGGGATGGAGAATGGGTTCGCCGAGCCGAGCGCGTTCTGCTCGAAGAGCGCGTAGTAGTAGTCGTAGCCCAGCCTCGAGAGCGAGATCTGGCGGATCTCCGCGTGTTCGCCGGGCGCGATGGCGATCTCATCGTTCGGCTGGAAGCCGACCACATCCTGCCCGTCGTACAGTTCGTCCCGGCTCACGAGATTGATCGCGTTTCCGGGGTCCGGCGGGATTTCGTTCACGCCCTCCACGAGTTGTTCCCACAGGTAGTAGTTCGGGACCCCGGCCGGATCCGCGAAGTCGATCGCGGCCCGATAGCCTTCCTCGTCGATGAAGAGCGTCTCCTCTTCGTATACGAAATACAGCGAATCGATCAGGGGGACCTCCCCCAGCAGAGCGGACGCCTCGTACA contains these protein-coding regions:
- a CDS encoding sterol desaturase family protein; the protein is MFASVFDDPGTLKAAGAAVALAILWLVEGVLPMFEGRSARAGHGARNLALGVGNAAVAAVIFAAATLFVTEGARARGFGLLHLLELPAWARIGLAIVIFDAWQYLWHRLNHRVRFLWRFHQVHHSDAELDATSGLRFHTGEIVLSSIARLAVLPVLGVTVAELLVYEAILLPIILFHHSNVRLPGRVDRRLRWLIVTPWMHWVHHSDHQPETDSNYSSIFSFWDRAFGSFRLRSEPREIRLGLENVDRSEWGTLRGMLSMPFRRGRRE
- a CDS encoding PQQ-binding-like beta-propeller repeat protein; protein product: MRIVTAAFAAVVAAVTAGSALAAAAEPVAAQERARGLLDPPPMDDSPGMRVYAASCAECHSGQRTVRAPGLTTLGAMTPRAVLSSLEGGRMRRHGEDLTADERRAVAEWLTGDTLVETRLPSSAFCASAPSEEGVVHWSGWGGGAGETGFADAARAGLTAADLPNLELAWAFGFPDVSQVRSKPAVVDDRVIVGSAYGEVYSIDLESGCVHWVFAGDAAVRGAIAIGDGPDGGQSAFFADFRTNVYAIDATSGALHWRAVAGTHADHVVTGSVTVHEGRVFVPLSSMEIISAGDPAYECCTSSGGVAAFSAETGEPLWEFQTVADEPRHVGENEAGTRLFAPSGAPVWSSPTVDAARGLLYIGTGENYTRPTTGGSDAITALDMETGEARWTFQGRQDDAWNMSCLSPRFQNCPAPTGPDHDFGMAPIIVTAEDGSQLLIAGQKSGMVWALDPDSDGELVWARRVGTGSSLGGIHWGLASDGRRAYVPNVDNPFAIISDPRSGESTQMNAGDPPTPGVYALELAGGEVLWHAPPDPSVCQDRAGCMPFFSPAPTAIEGAVLAGSLDGHMRAFSTEDGSVLWDVDTAREFETVNGVPGRGGAIDGPGPVVARGYILVNSGYDLFSQMPGNLLLAWRVRR
- a CDS encoding DUF4249 domain-containing protein encodes the protein MGRGGGSRALTAGRLLALAGCLAAAGCERVVDVDIPDPVPRLVVEGRIERIKGAPSDAPSGRQRIRLSTTAGFFDSRPTPPATGAIVTVVDGAGRAYSFPELEPGLYGTEHLFASVGETYTLFLEYRGDVYEASALLGEVPLIDSLYFVYEEETLFIDEEGYRAAIDFADPAGVPNYYLWEQLVEGVNEIPPDPGNAINLVSRDELYDGQDVVGFQPNDEIAIAPGEHAEIRQISLSRLGYDYYYALFEQNALGSANPFSIPPATIRGNVVNLDRPHRFAFGFFGAAEVSIAEGIAPAR
- a CDS encoding serine hydrolase — translated: MRGRDREVRALSLTAVFCAAALVACGNPVTTPHPGDSGAGPDPVPPPVDLSRAWTKSTPGAEGFDPELLESAFANAANAVPNIRALVAVRNGHLVEEAYYGGMHRDSAFDMRSVTKTVTALLVGLASDRGLLDPEDPMTDWLSHPSRRSEHGGIRVRDLLTMTSGMQWSDEEDFGPWARSGRPVGYVLDLPIVAPPGRRFIYNTGGSHLLTVIVENAVDGSALEFAERELMGPLGIDNKRWPVMQDSVIVGGAALALRARDAAKIGQLLLQGGRSGSRQVVSRAWTATQVDRLVALGDIGYVLRDAGYGYQTWSDRQGGGEDVSAFVMWGYGGQFVWVVPDRQLVVVAQTHWRGTGDHDGRQADAVADLIVHRVIEAARPIRG